The following coding sequences are from one Microtus pennsylvanicus isolate mMicPen1 chromosome 1, mMicPen1.hap1, whole genome shotgun sequence window:
- the LOC142860915 gene encoding olfactory receptor 6Z7-like produces the protein MERPLELANMTRVQQFLLLGLSTRLDIRDALFAIFLTLYLLTLLENTLIIYLICIHSELHKPMYFFLGNLSCLEMCYVSVTMPTLLVGLWMGPYHISFTLCMTQLFFFIVLICTECTLLASMAYDRYVAICRPLHYPLLMRPQVCLALALSSWLGGLVVSAIKTKCIASLSYCGPNVLNQFFCDVSPLLNLSCTHVALTELVDFISAIVIFCGTLLVSLASYSAIGMAVLRMPSAAARRKAFSTCASHLVVVGIFYSAALFIYCRPSRIKSMDLNKVLSVIYTVVTPLCNPIIYCLRNKEVHTVLQKTFHWP, from the coding sequence ATGGAAAGGCCCCTGGAGTTGGCCAACATGACCAGGGTTCAGCAGTTCCTCTTGCTAGGACTGTCCACTAGGCTAGACATACGGGATGCGCTATTTGCCATCTTCCTGACTCTCTACCTGCTGACGCTCCTGGAGAACACACTCATCATCTACCTCATCTGCATTCACAGCGAGCTCCACAagcccatgtacttcttcctgggCAACCTCAGCTGCCTGGAGATGTGCTATGTGTCCGTCACCATGCCCACCCTGCTCGTGGGGCTGTGGATGGGGCCCTACCATATTTCCTTTACACTCTGCATGACCCAACTCTTCTTCTTTATAGTCCTCATCTGCACAGAGTGCaccctcctggcctccatggcctatgaccgctatgtggccatctgccgCCCACTGCACTACCCCCTGCTCATGAGGCCCCAGGTCTGCCTGGCCTTAGCCTTGTCTTCATGGCTCGGTGGGCTGGTGGTCTCAGCAATAAAGACAAAATGCATTGCAAGCCTGAGCTACTGTGGCCCCAATGTCCTCAACCAatttttctgtgatgtttcccCTCTCCTCAACCTGTCCTGCACCCACGTGGCCCTCACAGAGCTGGTAGACTTCATCTCAGCCATTGTCATCTTCTGTGGGACACTCCTGGTATCCTTGGCTTCTTATTCAGCCATTGGGATGGCCGTTCTCCGGATGCCATCAGCTGCTGCCCGACGCAAGGCCTTCTCCACGTGCGCCTCCCACCTGGTGGTGGTGGGCATCTTCTACTCAGCAGCTCTCTTCATCTACTGCCGCCCCAGTCGCATCAAGTCCATGGACCTCAACAAGGTGCTGTCCGTCATCTACACGGTGGTCACGCCCCTCTGCAACCCCATCATCTACTGTCTGAGGAATAAGGAGGTCCACACTGTGCTACAAAAGACCTTCCACTGGCCTTGA